CTGCCGGGCCTTGCCATCTGCTATCACGCGCTGAAGAAATTCTCCAAGCGCATCGATCCGCGCTATTACAACGGCGCAAGTCTATTGGGCCTGCGCGGGCTGTGCATCAAGAGCCATGGCGGCACCGATGGTGTCGGTTTCGCGAATGCGATTGGTGTTGCGGGCGGTCTGGCCGCCAACAGGTTCACGGCGAAAGTTGAAGCTGAACTTGAACGTCTCGGCTTCTCCGGCGAAGCCGCGCCGCAGACAGAGGAAGCATAATCATGCGTCGTTCCATCATGCTGGGCTGCGGTTCATACCTGCCCGAAAAAATCCTGACCAATGACGACCTCGCCAAAATCGTCGATACCAGCGGCGAATGGATCGAGCAGCGCACCGGCATCAAGAAGCGTCATATGGCCGCGGCCGGCGAAAAGACATCCGACATGGCGACCCGCGCGGCGGAGCGCGCATTGCAGATGGCGGGGCTGAAGGGTTCCGACATCGACGCGATCTTCCTTGCGACGACATCGCCCGACAATACCTTCCCCGCGACCGCCGTGACCGTGCAGGACAATATCGGCATGGGCGGCAAGGGCTTCGCGATGGATCTTCAGGCGGTATGTTCGGGTTTCATCTATGCGCTCGCCACCGCCGACAACTTCATCAAGTCGGGGCAGGTCAACCGCGCGCTGGTGATCGGCGCGGAGCATTTTACGAATCTGCTCGACTGGACGGACCGCACCACCTGCGTGCTGTTCGGCGACGGCGCGGGCGCGGTCGTGCTGGAA
This sequence is a window from Alphaproteobacteria bacterium. Protein-coding genes within it:
- a CDS encoding ketoacyl-ACP synthase III, whose protein sequence is MRRSIMLGCGSYLPEKILTNDDLAKIVDTSGEWIEQRTGIKKRHMAAAGEKTSDMATRAAERALQMAGLKGSDIDAIFLATTSPDNTFPATAVTVQDNIGMGGKGFAMDLQAVCSGFIYALATADNFIKSGQVNRALVIGAEHFTNLLDWTDRTTCVLFGDGAGAVVLEGSNEGKGVKSDRGILSTHLHSEGAYRNLLYVDGGPSSTKTTGVVKMNGKEVFRHAVTRMSEAILEAMHENDVDASEVKWLVPHQANKRIIDATAEKLNLSPDQVVVTVAEHGNTSAASIPLALSVAVNDGRIQRGDLILMEAMGGGLTWGAALARW